The following proteins are co-located in the Lepisosteus oculatus isolate fLepOcu1 chromosome 9, fLepOcu1.hap2, whole genome shotgun sequence genome:
- the tyw3 gene encoding tRNA wybutosine-synthesizing protein 3 homolog has protein sequence MDTEKTFSQWKKQCLSKVDYSKKGSVDEGIAHVVGFLNEYPDYFTTSSCSGRLILIDGVSDSPEVQKRNCSWLFATHQKCRKEDLVSGLEKAGADAVFKFEPFVLHVQCRRLGDAQLLHSVAVNSGFRNSGITVGKRGKIIMAVRSTHGLEVPLSRKGQTLVKEEYLDFLVELANQKMEENQRRIERFYSSLQSAVRADSSADRSTGLTQDKSVSTRKKKSAQECSREATAQDLEDVILLNGDNGLEDGLHLFM, from the exons ATGGATACCGAAAAGACATTCTCGCAATGGAAAAAACAGTGTCTGAGCAAGGTGGACTACAGTAAGAAGGGGAGTGTCGACGAGGGCATCGCTCATGTTGTGGGGTTTTTAAACGAATACCCGGATTATTTCACCACCAGCTCCTGTTCCGGGAGACTCATTCTGATCGACGGG GTCTCCGACAGTCCCGAAGTGCAGAAAAGAAACTGTTCCTGGCTCTTTGCCACCCATCAGAAATGTCGGAAGGAAGATTTG GTGTCGGGGCTGGAGAAGGCTGGTGCCGATGCCGTGTTCAAATTTGAGCCGTTCGTGCTTCATGTACAGTGCAGGCGGTTGGGAGACGCTCAGCTCCTG CACTCAGTAGCAGTTAACTCAGGTTTCAGGAACTCGGGCATTACTGTTGGCAAGAGAGGAAAAATAATTATG GCTGTTCGCAGCACACATGGCCTCGAAGTCCCCCTGAGTCGTAAGGGACAGACCCTAGTGAAGGAAGAGTACCTTGACTTCTTGGTTGAGTTGGCCAATCAGAAAATGGAGGAAAACCAGAGAAGAATTGAAAG GTTTTACAGCTCCCTGCAGTCTGCTGTGAGAGCAGACAGTTCTGCTGACCGGAGCACAGGTCTCACTCAGGACAAATCTGTGAGCACCAGAAAAAAGAAGTCGGCACAGGAATGTTCAAGAGAAGCCACTGCCCAGGATCTGGAGGATGTGATCCTGCTTAATGGGGACAATGGGCTGGAGGATGGACTACATTTGTTCATgtag
- the cryz gene encoding quinone oxidoreductase isoform X1: protein MATSKIMRAIRVSEFGGPSVLKLYTDIPVPVPGHKQVLIRVRACGVNPVETYIRSGAYTRKPSLPYTPGTDVSGIVEAVGDGVTSFKAGDRVFTTGTDSGGYAEYTVALEDSVHRLPENLDYKQGAAVGIPYFTAYRALFRKAHARAGESVLVHGASGGVGVAACQIARAFGMKVLGTAGTPEGQALVLRCGAHHVFNHREKDYLDKIKGATGGRGVDVVIEMLSNVNLSKDLQLLCPGGRVAIVGCRGSVEINPRDTMTKESSIIGVSLFSATRILEPSTAADVCACAQEEKTESASALLAGLEAGWLKPVTGPEYALEKASQAHEDIINSTGATGKVVLIV from the exons ATGGCGACATCAAAGATCATGCGAGCCATCAGAGTATCCGAATTTGGAGGACCCTCGGTCCTGAAATTATATACCGACATTCCCGTGCCAGTCCCAGGACACAAACAG GTGTTAATCCGGGTGCGTGCTTGTGGGGTGAACCCAGTGGAAACATACATCCGGTCCGGGGCCTACACTAGAAAACCAAGCCTTCCTTACACTCCGGGCACGGATGTGTCTGGAATCGTGGAAGCTGTCGGAGACGGCGTGACATCTTTCAAG GCTGGGGACCGCGTCTTCACCACTGGCACGGATTCTGGCGGCTACGCCGAGTACACAGTGGCGCTGGAGGACTCCGTTCACCGGCTGCCGGAGAATCTGGACTACAAACAAGGAGCTGCCGTCGGAATTCCCTACTTCACGGCGTACCGAGCGCTCTTTCGCAA GGCCCATGCCAGAGCTGGAGAGAGTGTTCTCGTTCATGGAGCAAGTGGAGGG GTTGGTGTGGCAGCCTGCCAGATCGCTCGAGCCTTTGGGATGAAGGTGCTGGGTACCGCAGGGACTCCAGAGGGTCAGGCTCTGGTCTTGAGGTGCGGAGCCCATCATGTCTTCAACCACAGAGAAAAGGACTACCTCGACAAGATCAAG GGTGCCACCGGTGGACGGGGGGTGGACGTGGTCATCGAAATGCTGTCCAATGTGAATCTGAGCAAAGACCTGCAGCTGCTGTGCCCTGGAGGGAGAGTGGCG ATTGTGGGCTGCAGAGGATCTGTTGAAATAAACCCACGGGACACAATGACCAAAGAATCCAGCATCATTGGTGTGAGCTTGTTCAGTGCAACAAGG ATCCTCGAACCCTCGACTGCAGCTGATGTCTGTGCTTGTGCGCAGGAGGAGAAGACCGAAAGCGCTTCCGCCCTCTTGGCCGGGTTGGAAGCAGGGTGGTTGAAGCCGGTGACCGGTCCGGAGTACGCTCTGGAGAAGGCCTCTCAAGCCCACGAGGACATCATCAACAGCACAGGAGCGACGGGGAAGGTGGTCCTGATCGTGTGA
- the cryz gene encoding quinone oxidoreductase isoform X2 encodes MATSKIMRAIRVSEFGGPSVLKLYTDIPVPVPGHKQVLIRVRACGVNPVETYIRSGAYTRKPSLPYTPGTDVSGIVEAVGDGVTSFKAGDRVFTTGTDSGGYAEYTVALEDSVHRLPENLDYKQGAAVGIPYFTAYRALFRKAHARAGESVLVHGASGGVGVAACQIARAFGMKVLGTAGTPEGQALVLRCGAHHVFNHREKDYLDKIKGATGGRGVDVVIEMLSNVNLSKDLQLLCPGGRVAIVGCRGSVEINPRDTMTKESSIIGVSLFSATREEKTESASALLAGLEAGWLKPVTGPEYALEKASQAHEDIINSTGATGKVVLIV; translated from the exons ATGGCGACATCAAAGATCATGCGAGCCATCAGAGTATCCGAATTTGGAGGACCCTCGGTCCTGAAATTATATACCGACATTCCCGTGCCAGTCCCAGGACACAAACAG GTGTTAATCCGGGTGCGTGCTTGTGGGGTGAACCCAGTGGAAACATACATCCGGTCCGGGGCCTACACTAGAAAACCAAGCCTTCCTTACACTCCGGGCACGGATGTGTCTGGAATCGTGGAAGCTGTCGGAGACGGCGTGACATCTTTCAAG GCTGGGGACCGCGTCTTCACCACTGGCACGGATTCTGGCGGCTACGCCGAGTACACAGTGGCGCTGGAGGACTCCGTTCACCGGCTGCCGGAGAATCTGGACTACAAACAAGGAGCTGCCGTCGGAATTCCCTACTTCACGGCGTACCGAGCGCTCTTTCGCAA GGCCCATGCCAGAGCTGGAGAGAGTGTTCTCGTTCATGGAGCAAGTGGAGGG GTTGGTGTGGCAGCCTGCCAGATCGCTCGAGCCTTTGGGATGAAGGTGCTGGGTACCGCAGGGACTCCAGAGGGTCAGGCTCTGGTCTTGAGGTGCGGAGCCCATCATGTCTTCAACCACAGAGAAAAGGACTACCTCGACAAGATCAAG GGTGCCACCGGTGGACGGGGGGTGGACGTGGTCATCGAAATGCTGTCCAATGTGAATCTGAGCAAAGACCTGCAGCTGCTGTGCCCTGGAGGGAGAGTGGCG ATTGTGGGCTGCAGAGGATCTGTTGAAATAAACCCACGGGACACAATGACCAAAGAATCCAGCATCATTGGTGTGAGCTTGTTCAGTGCAACAAGG GAGGAGAAGACCGAAAGCGCTTCCGCCCTCTTGGCCGGGTTGGAAGCAGGGTGGTTGAAGCCGGTGACCGGTCCGGAGTACGCTCTGGAGAAGGCCTCTCAAGCCCACGAGGACATCATCAACAGCACAGGAGCGACGGGGAAGGTGGTCCTGATCGTGTGA